The stretch of DNA GTGTGTTTACTGTGTTAGCTTAATTGGCTAATGTAAATAATTTTGGTTGTAATTatcttattttgattaatatatctctcacattttataaataaataaaaaaatcaaCGAAGAAAAATATAAAGGAATGAACTAGGAGACAAAGACAACTAGCAAAAAAGCCAACAATGTGGAAATAAATTTAAGGACGTGTATTTTGAAGGGTCGGTATAGCATTGCCTCCTATTTATTGCATCCTCACCAACAATTACTAGTATTCCTTTAATGATGCCTATTACTCCCAAGTTCCAAGTTTCCTTAACACTTGAGAGTGACGTTAGACTAagatactccctctatttttctatATATGACTTTTTCACACTTCGAGACACatacttctctcttcaatatctctcaaattatATGATTAAATATAGGATATGTATAttcatatgaaaaaaaaaaattcataaggaatttaatggtataatttttataattttttaccaaatatatttttgtaaatattaaagtcaaatgctcgcctcgaaaaagcaaaacgtcatatattaaaaaatggagggagtatcaaaTAGACTGGTTAGTTTCGCTAATAAATTTAAGGACGTGTATCAAATACACTTGTAATTTACTCTAAGAAGTATCACAATATAATTTCCTCTTGTTTTAATTTTTAAAGCCACATTTATCAAGACCtttatctcaaatttctcaaaaacaataaaataaatgagaTAAGATCTTAATAAGCACTAAAATAATGAAATAGATTTTGGATAATAtaaattatgaaaatgaattaatgtTTGACAAAAGTTTTAGAGGTAATTCATGAAAAATAGAAAGTAATGTTAAATTTTGATATTTGATTGTTTGAACACCCTATCAAATGTTTTGGTATAAGAAAACATGAATTAACTTAACTTATAAATATAATACGATGAACTATAGTTTTCTTATCGCGGATGCTCTCACAATGAGATAAATGGTTGGCTAAAGAGTTTTGCTTTATTTCCACGATTACGATGAACTATAAAACGTGAATATCTTTGATGAAATAAGTTGTCACACCCTAATTTTCGTTGCTCACCTTCCCAACCTCCGAAAGACAACATACCCTGAGTCAAACTCATGAAATTCCTCAGTTCCCATACAAAACTCATTTCCTCTCTCGCCTATTCTCTTCTATTGTCTTCTCTTCCCTAACCCACCCTTATAAATACTCTACTGCAAAACACCAGGCCTTAATTACATATCCCTACATCCAACCAAATAAAAGAGCCATGACAAGAActttgaataataataataataataataataataaccatgATGATGGTGTGGTAATGGAGATAGAATCAAGCAAACAAGTAGAAGAGCAAGGAACAATGGTAGTTGCAGGGTTAAGCCCTTTAAGTGAGACGATATGGAGAGACAAGGCAAAGACCGAGTTAATCGGAGACGTATCCGCTAGGCTAACGTGGAAGGACTTAACCGTGATGGTGACTTTAAACAACGGTGACACACAGACTGTTCTACAAGGTCTTACTGGCTACGCTGAACCAGGTAGTTTTACTGCACTCATGGGTCCCTCTGGTTCCGGAAAGTCCACCCTTCTTGATGCTCTTTCTAGCCGCCTTGCCGCCAATGCCTTCATGTCCGGCATTATTCTCCTTAATGGTCGCAAAACTAAGCTCACCTTTGGCACTGCGGTAAGTACTCTCACCTAATTAACCATGGATACATAGATTAGATATAcatccattttttttttgttaaaaaaaaacatcattttctattttgttatATGCATGGCTTTATTGATCACAAACAACCTTTTACTGCtaatatgtgtatttttttcttGGGTAAAAACCAGGATTTTTTTCAAGTGTTTGGCAAATTTCTTTTACTTGAGATCTACTAAAATCCATTTGCTTTGAAGTATATAATTTGAGAATgaatgtgatttttttttttttttttttcttcggcTTACTATCAAAAATTAATGAATAATCACCGTTGGCTGGTTGATTACTTTTTTAAAATCTTCATCAAATCAGCCAACGGCGATTATTCATTAATTTGTGGAATACAAGAGAGTTAATTATTTGATAAGATGAATGATGTTGGAATGGAGGGAATATGTCTTTGAAATCAGAATGAACAACAGGAATTAATTATTTGATAAGATGAATGATGTTGTAGTATAAGATTTAAATTGCATTCGTGATTGATTATAGACACACACAACTTCCGCTGCTTAATACCAGTAAACGGGGAGCATTAATTTGTAGTACTAAAATGAATCCCATAAACACATGCACATACAGGCTTATGTTACGCAAGATGATAACTTGATCGGAACTTTGACGGTAAGAGAAACGATATCATACTCCGCCAGGCTAAGGCTACCTGACAAAATGCCAAGGTCAGAAAAACAAGCATTGGTGGAAAGCACCATAGTTGAAATGGGACTTCAAGATTGCGCGGATACAGTTGTGGGAAACTGGCATTTGAGAGGAATCAGTGGCGGGGAGAAGCGACGAGTTAGCATTGCACTTGAGATCCTTATGCGTCCTCGTCTTCTTTTCCTTGATGAGCCTACCAGTGGTCTAGACAGGTAAGGCTAAGGCCCCTCTTGATTTATTTAATGGAATTTATTCTTGTGCAGAAAATAGTAGCTCTTTACTCCGTACTCCTTTCATTACCAACACACAGActttttgtattattattatttcatttttgatAAATCAAAGCGTCTAATGTTTATTGTGCTTTTTTCATTATCAAGTACTAACTAGTACGGTTATGCAACTCTTTAAGCAATTTTGGGGATTTATATATATTCATTTGAAAAGCTCGAGTTAGTATTAGCTCGTACGTTTTGTGTCCAGTTGTCCACTACACAACATAGGACATAACACCACCATGAATGGAGAAACTTTTCCGTCATATGAAATAAACAAGGAAACAAGGAAAATGGTTATCCCTAAAACAATCAAGGCCTGAGTTCATGCACTTGTGGCTTGCTCAAACATTTTAGTTTTGTACGACTGGTTTACGTGGAAATAGGGTAGCTAGGAGGGTAATTTTGTTAAAGTAGATGCTGTAATAAGCTAATAAAGTTTGTTATTtctgtttgtttgtttatttgaGACAGTGCATCAGCATTCTTTGTAACACAAACATTGCGTGGGCTATCAAGGGATGGAAGAACGGTAATTGCATCAATTCATCAGCCAAGCAGTGaggttttcgagttgtttgatcgCTTGTACTTGCTTTCTGGTGGGAACACTGTCTACTTTGGCCAAGCTTCTGAGTCATACGAGGTACTCCCTCTGTcttagtcatttgttgtccttttctattttggggtgtctcagtcatttgttgtcctttctattttaagaatgaacttgatgagtaatttgatcattcacactcaatttgttccacttgtcatttagctattggccctctcctctttccttggtctttgtgtcaaaaccaaaggacaacaaatgaccgggaggGACGGAGTACTACCTAGCTCCAATCTTATGTGTGTGGTCAAACTGGATTAACTAAATTGAAGTGAGACGATATAAACAGGATGGCGCAAGCCGTTAAACCTCCCTTTCttttttaatttgtttagtttctTTTTTGAAGAATGTTTACTTGTTTCGACAGTTCTTTGCTCAAGCTGGTTTTCCATGCCCTTCTCTGAGGAATCCATCAGATCATTTCCTAAGGTGTATTAACTCTGATTTTGATAAAGTGAAGGCTACTCTTAAAGGATCTATGAAATTGCGGGTAATTTTGATCGCCTTCTTTCAAATCTACCTTAATTAGTGTAGCTATATATTTAAGCTATTATTCTTTCATTTTGGCGGTTAGATTTCGGATAAAGTAACTTTGGTTTTAAattaaatgcaaaaaaaaaaaaaaaaaaaaaggattgtgAGCTCATTTGTAAATATAAGTGATGATTATGCAGTGTTACCTAACTTACATATACTCAAACCAATGCGGAATACAGAGTATAAAGGTTTCATGTTCATATTGTACGCTTCCTCTTCTACTTCAGCATTTCATTTTGATTTCATGTCACGAGCTGGCACAATAGTCAGCTTTGTCTGGCACTTTTCAGCCGATTCTTAGTAATATAACGTGTCCCTCAATCTTCGTTacacaaacaaaataaaatcgaCTTCTTGAGCTGAGCATACAAACCAAATCAAATTATTGAAAATGTAAAGGGGTTGAAAAGGAGTTCTTTTATCATAGAGTTAGGCATTGGCTCATGGCAGTATGACTGTTGTTCATCCCTTCACACTAAGATTCTCTGATGATCCAGTTTGCAGCAAGCGACGACCCCTTGGACAAAATCACAACAGCAGAAGCTACTAGAACACTGGTTACCTATTACAGTACATCTCAATATGCGTATTCTGCCAGGCAAAGAGTGGATGACATATCCAGAGTAGTAAGTCTTTCTTCAACTTTTCAACCAGTTCAAATTTTTTTACtgtatttatttcttttctttcacCATTCTCTGTTGGAAGAAATATTAAATTGTCAACTTGAAACATTGGCCAGAAAGGAACAGTTTTAGACGCCGGAGGAAGTCAAGCCAGCTTCTTAATGCAGGCTTTTACCTTAACCAAGCGATCATTCATAAACATGTCAAGAGACTTCGGTTATTACTGGTTAAGACTTGTAATCTATATCGTCGTTACGCTTTGTATTGGATCAATCTATCTAAATGTTGGAACCAGTTATAATTCCATACTGGTAATTTTAAACCTCTTTATTTGATCGATCAGTATTTTCATGATCCAACATTTTTTCCGTTTTCTGTTATCCTGTTACAAATATTGCTCTTGTTTGACTTTTACAGGCAAGAGGCTCTTGTGCATCATTTGTGTTCGGATTTCTTACGTTCATGTCTATAGGCGGATTCCCTTCCTTTGTTGAAGATATGAAGGTCACTTAACAAAGGGCATAGAGTTTTAGAattcaatgtttttttttttgttgtttttatgaaAACACATTCATATTCCTAAAAACCAACTAACCATTGCTTCATTTCAGGTTTTCCAAAGGGAAAGGTTAAATGGGCACTATGGCGTAACATCCTTTGTAATCAGCAACACGATATCAGCAATGCCCTTTTTGATCTTAATAACCGTTTTATCAGGAACACTTTGCTATTTCATGGTTGGACTTCACCCAGGGTTCGAGCACTATGTCTTCTTCGTATTATGCCTATACGCAAGTGTTACAGTTGTCGAGAGCTTAATGATGGCAATTGCAAGCATTGTTCCCAATTTTCTCATGGGCATCATTACTGGTGCTGGCATTCAGGTAACTTCCAAAACTAACTCACTCCTACTTTTCATATAACTTTTGCCCCATGCCCGACACTGCACTCAAATATGGGTGTGTAACTTAAATGCTTCATCTTtagcaaaaggaaataaacacaAGGAATTTTCATGAAATAATTGAATTTGACACTTGGACATGTAACCATGTCTGATACTTGTAACTGAGTTTGAGGAATATATAAAACAAAATGAGTTTGTATCAGTTTCATGTTTTCATATGCTAAAGTTAAATAATCTAATGATATGTTTTCTCGGCGTTTGATGTCAGGGAATTTTCATGCTTGTTTCTGGGTATTTCCGGCTTCCACATGATATCCCCAAACCAGTATGGCGCTACCCAATGTCGTACATCAGTTTCCATTTTTGGGCTCTCCAGGTACTTGCTCCTAACTTACATTGTCCCAGTTATTTAGTGAAACAAGAATGCTATGCACCAAACTGCTCCGTCCAATACATAATTGCTTACAAACATTACCACATTTTCTAGGGTAGATTTATTCAATTATTTGAAAAAGACAAGGCATAACTACATCATTGCTGAACTTGGTCCCTTTGAACAGAAAATGATACGATCATACAATATGTTTACCTCGATACATTTAAGGCATCCCGTCTGGAGTTAGTCAATCAAGATACGTTGTCAAATGAATATTATGTAGGACCCAACTCGATTCAGTTGGAATCATTACTGGCATTTTACTAATGCTATCATCATAATAATTTTTGACAAAATACCTCATGCCTAAATGTAATGCAATGTTATTTTCATCTAGGGGCAATATCAAAATGACCTTAAAGGTCTACTGTTCG from Silene latifolia isolate original U9 population chromosome 10, ASM4854445v1, whole genome shotgun sequence encodes:
- the LOC141605665 gene encoding ABC transporter G family member 11, with amino-acid sequence MTRTLNNNNNNNNNNHDDGVVMEIESSKQVEEQGTMVVAGLSPLSETIWRDKAKTELIGDVSARLTWKDLTVMVTLNNGDTQTVLQGLTGYAEPGSFTALMGPSGSGKSTLLDALSSRLAANAFMSGIILLNGRKTKLTFGTAAYVTQDDNLIGTLTVRETISYSARLRLPDKMPRSEKQALVESTIVEMGLQDCADTVVGNWHLRGISGGEKRRVSIALEILMRPRLLFLDEPTSGLDSASAFFVTQTLRGLSRDGRTVIASIHQPSSEVFELFDRLYLLSGGNTVYFGQASESYEFFAQAGFPCPSLRNPSDHFLRCINSDFDKVKATLKGSMKLRFAASDDPLDKITTAEATRTLVTYYSTSQYAYSARQRVDDISRVKGTVLDAGGSQASFLMQAFTLTKRSFINMSRDFGYYWLRLVIYIVVTLCIGSIYLNVGTSYNSILARGSCASFVFGFLTFMSIGGFPSFVEDMKVFQRERLNGHYGVTSFVISNTISAMPFLILITVLSGTLCYFMVGLHPGFEHYVFFVLCLYASVTVVESLMMAIASIVPNFLMGIITGAGIQGIFMLVSGYFRLPHDIPKPVWRYPMSYISFHFWALQGQYQNDLKGLLFDNQTPDQIKIPGEYILENVFQIDVNRSKWLDLTVLFSMIIIYRIIFFLVIKINEDVTPWIGGYVARRRIQHKNRNQNNTTVAPDRLTQSPSLRAFVTSHAE